The Ralstonia pickettii DTP0602 genome segment TCGACCGTGTGCAGCGCAGCGATGACGCGATTCATCTCGTCGTAGATGGCGCCGCGCTCGGCGGGGCTCAGGTCCGGCAGCGACTGGTCCCACAGCACACGGCCGGCGACGAACTCCATGATGTAGAAGGCGCGGCCGATCACGGACTCGTCCTCGCACAGCGCATACATGCGGGCCACCGGCACGTCGCTGCCCGCGAGCGCGGCCATTACGCGGTACTCGCGCTCGATCGCGTGAGCCGACGGCAACAGCTTGCTCTTGGGGCCGGGCTTGGCGCGCATCACGTAGGTCTGGCCCGGCGTGATCAGCTTGAAGGTCGGGTTGGACTGGCCGCCCTTGAACTGCTCCACGGTCAGCGGACCGGCAAAGCCCTCCACGTGCTGGCGCATCCAGGCTTCCAGCGCGTCGGTGTCGAAGCGCTGCTGGTCCGCCACCGGGCGCGTGCCCTCGAAGTGCGATACGTTGCTCGTCATGCTGTCTCCGTTGGTTTTCTGTTCGGCATCGGTTGGAATTCGATCCATCTCGCGGCGCGCTCAGCCCTGCGGCTGGCGTCCGCGCAAATACTGGTGCAGCAGCACTTCCATGGTGGTGTGGCGCGTGCCGCTGTGAACGGGCGTGGGCGGCGAGTAGTTGGTCATGCGTACCACCCAGTCGAGCGGGTCGTCGCCCATGTCGAGCACGTTGATGCAGCCCGCGGTCTGCAGCAGCGAGCCGAAGAACACGCGTCGCCCGCAGGTGATCGCCTGCGACAGGATGGCGCGGTTGGTGCCGCCGTGCAGCACCATCAGCACGGTGTCCCAGTCGGGATCGGCGCGCAGGCGCTCCAGGGAGGGCAGTACGCGGTCGAGGAACTGGCCGATGGTCTCGCCGTTGAGGAAGCGCTTGTCTTCCGGGACTTCGCCCTCGAAGGCGCCGACAAAGGCGTCGCGCAGGTCCTGGTCGGCGATGGCGGACAGGTCGCCGCCGCGGATCTCCTGCAGCGCGGGCCAGACTTCCGGCACCACGTCGTCCATCCCGGGCAGTTCGGCCAGCACGCGCTCGGCCGTCTCGACGGTGCGCGGCAGGCCGCTGACGATGACGCGGTCGAAGCGGATCTGTTCGGCGGCAAAGGCGCGGCCGGCGGCGGTGGCCTGCACGCGGCCGGTCTCGTTGAGCGGCACCATCTCGGGCAGGGCGGGGCGCCCGGCCTCATCGAAGTAAGAGACGGCGCCATGCCGCATCAGGTAGATGCGGCGACGCGAGGGCGGCGGCAATTCCATGCGTTGTCTCCTTGCTTGGTAGCGGCATGCCCGTCTGTCGCGGGCTGGCCGTAATGATGATCGGCGGGGTGATCAGCCGGGGTGATCAGCCGGGGTGATCAGCGATACTGCGGCTTGCGCTTCTCCAGGAAGGCGCTGATACCTTCGCCGCCATCGGGGTGATGCAGCGCGGCCACGAAGCTGTCGCGCTCGGCTACCAGGTGTTCGGCCAGCGAGGCCGTGCCCGCATGGTTGATCAGGCCCTTGATGCGGCCCACCGCATGCGGCGATTGCTTCGCGATGCCCTGCGCCAGGCGCAATGCCTCGGCCAGCGCCTCGCCCGACGGCGTGACGCGATTGACCAGCCCGAACTGCGCCAGCCGCTCGGCGTTGACCGGCTTGCCTTCCATCATCAGTTCGCTTGCGAGCTGGCGCGGCAGTGCGCGCGCCAGCTCGTACGAGCCGCCGCCATCCGGCGTCAGCCCGACCGAGACGTAGGCCATCACGAACTTGGCGTCACTGGCCGCGACTACGAAATCGCACGCCAGCACTACCGAGAAGCCCGCGCCGGCGGCCGCGCCTTCCACTGCCGCGATGATCGGCTTGGGAAAGGCGTGCAGCGACTGGATCCAGCCGTTCAACACCTCGATGCTGGCGGCCTGCACCTCGGGCGGCTGGCTGCGGTTGCCCAGCAGCCGGTTCAGGTTGCCGCCTGCGCAGAACATGCCGTCGGCACCGGTGAAGATCACCGCGCGCACCGAGTCATCCGCGGCGGCCTGTTCCAGCGCCGCTTTCGATGCCGCATAGATGTCCGGGTGCAGCGCATTGCGTGCCTCGGGGTTCGAAATGGTCAGCACCAGCGTCGAATCGACGCGTTCAGATAGCAGCTGTGCGGGCATGGGGGCGGGTCTCGCTGATTGCGGTGCGGGGAGGGATTACTGCTCTTCGGCCAGCAGCGACAGGCCCAGGCCGGCACGGCGCCACAGCCACGGGCTCGGGCGGTAGCGCATGTCGCCGGTGAGCGCTTCCATATTGCGCAGCGTCTCCAGCACCAGCTGCGGGCCGACCGCGTCGCCCAGCGCCAGCGGGCCCTTCGGATAGCCCAGGCCCAGGTTGACGGCCAGGTCGATGTCGGCCGGCGTGGCGATGCGCTGCTGCGCGATATCGCTGGCGATATTGATGATGCAGCAGAGCACGCGCTGCGCGACAAAGCCGGCCGAGTCGCGGATCACCGTGACCGGCACGCCGTCGCTGGCGAACAGGCCGTGCGCGGTGTCACGCGCGGCGGCATTGGTGGCCGGCGTGGTCATCAGCGTGCGGCGCTTGGTGGCCTCGAACGGCAGCAGCGTGTCGATGGCGACGGTACGGGCCGGGTCCAGGCCCTGTTGCAGCGCGCTGGTGGTGGCGTCCAGGCCCAGCGGCGTGACGATGATCAGTGCGTCGGCCGAGGGCTTGTTGCCACCTTCCGGGGTCACGCCCAGCGCGCCCAGCAGCTTGGTCACCATGGCGTGGCCGCGCTCGCTGGCGTGGCTGACCCACACGCTCGACGGGCGCGCGCTCGGAACCACGGCGGCCGCAGGCACCTGCTTCTGGCCGTCGGCGTAGCGGTAGAAACCGGCGCCGGCCTTGCGGCCGACCAGTCCGCCGACCGAGCGGATCGCCGTGATCGGCGACGGGCGGTAGCGCGGCTCCTGGTAGAACTGGTTGTAGATCGATTCCATCACCGGGTGCGACACGTCCAGCCCGGTCAGGTCCATCAGCTCGAACGGGCCCATGCGGAAGCCGGCCTGCTCGCGCATGATGTTGTCGATGTCAACGAACTCGGCCACGCCTTCCTGTGCGGCCTTCAGGCCTTCGATGTTCATGCCGCGGCCGGCATGGTTGACGATAAAGCCCGGCATGTCCTTGCAGCGCACCGGGGTATGGCCCATGCGGCGCGACAGCGCCATCAGCGCATCGCCCACCGCGGGGTTGCCCGACAGGCCGTCGATGACCTCGACCACCTTCATCAGCGGCACCGGGTTGAAGAAGTGGTAGCCGGCGATGCGGCCCGGCTGCTTCGCGCCGACCGCGATCGCGGTGATCGAAAGGGAAGACGTGTTCGAGGCGATGATGGCGTCTTCGCGCAGCACGGCTTCGAGCCTGGCGATCAGGTCGCGCTTGACCTCAAGCTTCTCGACGATGGCTTCCAGCACCATGTCGCAGCCGGCCAGGTCTTCCAGCGCGCCGCAGGGCTTGACGCGGGCCAGCGTGGCCTCGGCGTCGGCGGTGCTGATCTTGCCCTTGTCGGCGAGCTTGGCCAGCGTATCCTGCAGGTACTGGCGCGCGGCGGCGACCGCCTGCGGGTTGGCGTCGTACAGGTTGACGGTGAGGCCTGCCTGCGCGGCAATCTGCGCGATGCCGCGGCCCATGGCGCCGGTGCCGACGATGCCCAGCGTGTCGATGGTGAAAGTGCTCATCGTTCGTCCCAAAAGTTGTGGTTAAATTAGCACGATCGTACGTTTTTTGCACCTTCCCGAACAGATGGGCAGGGCAGGCGGCGTGCGCTGATCGGCCAGGCCGGACACTGCAGGCCCCGGATGGTCCACAATCGCCCACACGCCTGCAGGATCTGCACTGCGGGCGACCTTCCAACAACGGAGAGAGACGACATGCTGAAGCTCTGCGGTTTTGCCGCCAGCAACTACTACAACAAAGTGAAGCTGGCGCTGCTGGAAAAGGAGGTGCCGTTCGAAGAGGTGTTGGCATGGCTCGGTGAAACCGACCCGGCCGCGTCGCCGGCGGGCAAGGTGCCCTACATCATCACCGAATCCGGCTCGCTGTGCGAGTCCGAAGTCATCGTCGAATACCTGGAAGCGGCTTATCCGCAGAAGCCGCTGCTGCCCCAGGATCCCCTGCAGGCCGGCAAGGTGCGCGAGATCGTCACCTTCATGGAGCTGTACCTGGAGCTGACCGCGCGCGAGCTGTACCCCGAGGCCTTCTTCGGCGGCAAGGTCAGCGACAACGTCAAGGAGCGCCAGCACAAGCTGCTGAACCGCTATATCCCCGCGTTCGCCAAGCTGGCGAAGTTCTCGCCCTATATCGCTGGCGACAGCTTCACGCTGGCCGACTGTGCCGCCGCGGTGCACCTGCCGCTGGTGTCGTCGTGCACCAAGATCATCTACGGCACCGACCTGCTGGCAGACCTGCCGGTCAAGGACTACCTGAAGACGCTGTCGCAGCGCGAGACGGTGCAGAAGGTCAATGCCGACCGAAAGGCCAATACCGAGCTGATGCTGAGCCGCAACAAGTAATACTCGGCTGCTTCAACGCAAAACGCCCGCGACTCGTCGCGGGCGTTTTGCGTTTGCCGGCCGATCCGCCAGCGCTTACAGCTTGCCCAGCCGCTCCAGCGCCAGCGCCAGCGTCTCTTCCTTCTTGGCAAAGCAGAAGCGCACCAAGCCCGATTCACGCGGCTGCGTGTAGAACGCCGATACCGGGATCGCGGCCACGCCGAGTTCGCGCGTCAGCCACATCGCAAAATCAGCCTCGCTCAGGTCGGAAATGGCCGAGTAATCGACGCACTGGAAGTAGGTACCGTCCGACGGCAGCAGCTTGAAGCGTGTATTGGCCAGCCCGGCGCGGAAGAAATCGCGCTTGGCCTGGTAGAACGCCGACAGCTGCAGGTAGGGCGCCGGGTCGGCCATATAGTCGGCCAGCCCGTACTGCACCGGCGTGTTGACGGTGAACACGTTGAACTGGTGGACCTTGCGGAATTCGGCCATCAGCGCCACCGGCGCGGCCACGTAGCCGACCTTCCAGCCGGTCACGTGGTAGGTCTTGCCGAAGCTGGAGATCACGAAGCTGCGCCGCGCCAGCTCGGGGTGGCGCGACACCGAGGCGTGCTCCTGGCCGTCGTAGACCATGTGCTCGTAGACCTCGTCCGACAGCAGCAGGATGTCGGTGCCGGCCAGGATCTGCGCCAGCTTGTCCATGTCGCCCGCCCGCCAGATCGTGCCGGTCGGGTTGTGCGGCGTGTTGATCAGGATCATGCGCGTGCGCGGCGTGATCGCGGCGGCCAGCTTGTCGAAGGGCACGCGAAACTCGGGCGCTTCCAGCGTGACCGGCACGGCGGTGGCGCCGGCCAGCTCGATCGCGGGCAGGTAGCTGTCGTAGCAGGGCTCGAGCACGATGACCTCGTCGCCCGGGTGCACGGCGCACAGGATGGTGGTCAGGATGCCCTGGGTGGCGCCGGCGGTGACTGTGATCTCCGTGTCCCAGCTGTACTGGTGGCCGTACAGGTTAGCGATCTTGGCGGCGATGGCCTGGCGCAGGCGCGGCACGCCTGCCATCGGCGGGTACTGGTTATGGCCGGCGCGCATGGCTGCGGTCACGGCGTCGACGATCTTCGGGTCGCAGTCGAAGTCCGGGAAGCCCTGGCCCAGGTTGACGGCGTTCTTCTCGGTAGCGAGCGCCGACATCACGGTAAAGATGGTGGTGCCGACGGCGGGCAGGCGCGACGGCGGCGGGGTCAGGGGAGCGAGCGTGGTGTCTGCGGACATGTTGCGAGCGTGTCGATGCGGTGAGATGGGGAGCGGCCTGCTGCGCGTTCCGGTCAGGCCCGCGCGAGGTGCGGCAATTCTAAAGCGGATCGGCCGCGCTGTCGGCGCCGGCCTGCGTGGCCAGCCACGCGCCGAAACCCGGCGGCGTCAGCACTTCCACACCGCTGGAGCGGCGCAGGCGGGTGCGCAGCTTCAGCACGGCCTTGTCCTTCGACACCAGGCACGCCGCGCCGGCAAAGTGGGCCAGCTCGACGAACTTCTGGTCGTCGGTGTCCTTGCAGCGCGGCAGCCGGATGGCGTCGAAGTCGGCCTGCGGCGGCGCGGCTTCCAGGCTGGCAAGGCGGTCGACCGTGGCCAGCGCGGCGTCGATATCGACGGCAAAGCGGGCAAATTGCGGATAGGCCAGCACCCGGCGCAGCTCTTCGCGGCAATCGGCACGGATCACCGGGGCGATGGTGCCGGCCTCCAGCGCCACGCGGATCGGCTCCACGTGCGGGTCGCGAAAGACCAGCAGGTCGACCCAGATATTGGAGTCGAGCACCACGCGGGGTGCCGCCGGGGGCGTGGATGTGACGCCGGCGATGCTGGCAGGGAGGGTAGTTCCGGTGGTGTCGAGGCGCATTCGCTACAATCTTGGCTTGTTTGTCCTTGGCTACTGCCGCGATTTTGCCATGCTCATCGTTTTGTCTCCCGCCAAGTCGCTTGACTACGAGACACCCCCTCGCATCAAGACCCATACGCTGCCGCGCTTTATCGACCGTTCCGCCACGCTGATCGAGCGCCTGCGCAAGCTGGCGCCGCAGGACGTCGGCGCGCTGATGGACATCTCCAACAAGCTCGCGGTGCTCAATGTGACCCGCTACGCCGACTGGTCGCCCGAGTTCACCGCGGCCAACAGCAAGCAGGCCGTGCTGGCCTTCAACGGCGACGTCTACGACGGCCTCGACGCGAAGACGTTGTCGGCCGACGACCTCGGCTTCGCGCAGAAGCACATCCGCATCCTGTCGGGCCTCTACGGCGTGCTGCGTCCGCTGGACTGGATGCAGCCGTACCGGCTGGAGATGGGCACGCGGCTCGACACGGCCGCCGGCAAGGACCTGTACGCGTACTGGGGCGACGAGGTCACGCAGATGATCAACGGCGACATGGCCGCGCTCAGGCAGGAAGGCGCGCCGGTGCTGGTCAACCTGGCCTCGGAAGAGTATTTCAAGGTGGTTCGGCCCAAGGTGCTGAACGCGCGCATCGTCACGCCCGTGTTCGAGGACTGGAAGGGCGGCCGCTACAAGATCATCTCGTTCCACGCCAAGCGCGCACGCGGCACCATGGCGCGCTACGCGGTCACGCATCGCATTACCGAGCCGGAAAAGCTCAAGCGCTTTGCCGAGGATGGCTACGCCTTCGACGCCGCGGCTTCCGACGCCGCCCGCTGGGTGTTCCGCCGCCGCCTGGAAGACTGAACCGACTGCCCGTACCCACTGCCACGAGACTGCCCGCCATGCCTTCCGCCCTGCATATCTCCTCGCATTTCGATTCCGGCGCCATCGAGGTCGAGGCGCTCGACCGTGCCGACGATATCCGCCTGCGCATCCGTGCCGATTCGCATGCCGACTTCCGCCAGTGGTTCCACTTCCGCCTGCAGGGCGCGGCGGGGCAGGCGTGCCGAATGCATTTCCTCAACGCCGGCGACTGCACCTATCCGGACGGCTGGCGTGACTACCGCGCGGTGGCCTCGTACGACCGCGCGCACTGGTTCCGCGTGCCCACGCGCTTCGACGGCCACGTGATGACGGTGGACTTTACGCCGGAACATGACAGCGTCTGGTTCGCGTATTTCGAGCCATACCCGGACGAGCGCCACCTGTCGCTGCTGGCCACCTGTCAGCGCTCGCCGCTGGCACGCCTGTCGCACCTGGGCAGCACCGTGGACGG includes the following:
- a CDS encoding glutathione S-transferase (K00799: GST, gst; glutathione S-transferase [EC:2.5.1.18]), producing MLKLCGFAASNYYNKVKLALLEKEVPFEEVLAWLGETDPAASPAGKVPYIITESGSLCESEVIVEYLEAAYPQKPLLPQDPLQAGKVREIVTFMELYLELTARELYPEAFFGGKVSDNVKERQHKLLNRYIPAFAKLAKFSPYIAGDSFTLADCAAAVHLPLVSSCTKIIYGTDLLADLPVKDYLKTLSQRETVQKVNADRKANTELMLSRNK
- a CDS encoding 3-hydroxyacyl-CoA dehydrogenase (converts 3-hydroxyadipyl-CoA to beta-ketoadipyl-CoA in phenylacetate degradation~K00074: paaH, hbd, fadB, mmgB; 3-hydroxybutyryl-CoA dehydrogenase [EC:1.1.1.157]) encodes the protein MSTFTIDTLGIVGTGAMGRGIAQIAAQAGLTVNLYDANPQAVAAARQYLQDTLAKLADKGKISTADAEATLARVKPCGALEDLAGCDMVLEAIVEKLEVKRDLIARLEAVLREDAIIASNTSSLSITAIAVGAKQPGRIAGYHFFNPVPLMKVVEVIDGLSGNPAVGDALMALSRRMGHTPVRCKDMPGFIVNHAGRGMNIEGLKAAQEGVAEFVDIDNIMREQAGFRMGPFELMDLTGLDVSHPVMESIYNQFYQEPRYRPSPITAIRSVGGLVGRKAGAGFYRYADGQKQVPAAAVVPSARPSSVWVSHASERGHAMVTKLLGALGVTPEGGNKPSADALIIVTPLGLDATTSALQQGLDPARTVAIDTLLPFEATKRRTLMTTPATNAAARDTAHGLFASDGVPVTVIRDSAGFVAQRVLCCIINIASDIAQQRIATPADIDLAVNLGLGYPKGPLALGDAVGPQLVLETLRNMEALTGDMRYRPSPWLWRRAGLGLSLLAEEQ
- a CDS encoding enoyl-CoA hydratase (Catalyzes the reversible hydration of unsaturated fatty acyl-CoA to beta-hydroxyacyl-CoA), giving the protein MPAQLLSERVDSTLVLTISNPEARNALHPDIYAASKAALEQAAADDSVRAVIFTGADGMFCAGGNLNRLLGNRSQPPEVQAASIEVLNGWIQSLHAFPKPIIAAVEGAAAGAGFSVVLACDFVVAASDAKFVMAYVSVGLTPDGGGSYELARALPRQLASELMMEGKPVNAERLAQFGLVNRVTPSGEALAEALRLAQGIAKQSPHAVGRIKGLINHAGTASLAEHLVAERDSFVAALHHPDGGEGISAFLEKRKPQYR
- a CDS encoding nucleotide-binding protein encodes the protein MRLDTTGTTLPASIAGVTSTPPAAPRVVLDSNIWVDLLVFRDPHVEPIRVALEAGTIAPVIRADCREELRRVLAYPQFARFAVDIDAALATVDRLASLEAAPPQADFDAIRLPRCKDTDDQKFVELAHFAGAACLVSKDKAVLKLRTRLRRSSGVEVLTPPGFGAWLATQAGADSAADPL
- a CDS encoding aminotransferase (K14287: ybdL; methionine aminotransferase [EC:2.6.1.-]) codes for the protein MSADTTLAPLTPPPSRLPAVGTTIFTVMSALATEKNAVNLGQGFPDFDCDPKIVDAVTAAMRAGHNQYPPMAGVPRLRQAIAAKIANLYGHQYSWDTEITVTAGATQGILTTILCAVHPGDEVIVLEPCYDSYLPAIELAGATAVPVTLEAPEFRVPFDKLAAAITPRTRMILINTPHNPTGTIWRAGDMDKLAQILAGTDILLLSDEVYEHMVYDGQEHASVSRHPELARRSFVISSFGKTYHVTGWKVGYVAAPVALMAEFRKVHQFNVFTVNTPVQYGLADYMADPAPYLQLSAFYQAKRDFFRAGLANTRFKLLPSDGTYFQCVDYSAISDLSEADFAMWLTRELGVAAIPVSAFYTQPRESGLVRFCFAKKEETLALALERLGKL
- a CDS encoding hypothetical protein (K09861: K09861; hypothetical protein), translating into MVSRRIRYNLGLFVLGYCRDFAMLIVLSPAKSLDYETPPRIKTHTLPRFIDRSATLIERLRKLAPQDVGALMDISNKLAVLNVTRYADWSPEFTAANSKQAVLAFNGDVYDGLDAKTLSADDLGFAQKHIRILSGLYGVLRPLDWMQPYRLEMGTRLDTAAGKDLYAYWGDEVTQMINGDMAALRQEGAPVLVNLASEEYFKVVRPKVLNARIVTPVFEDWKGGRYKIISFHAKRARGTMARYAVTHRITEPEKLKRFAEDGYAFDAAASDAARWVFRRRLED
- a CDS encoding fructose-2,6-bisphosphatase (K15634: gpmB; probable phosphoglycerate mutase [EC:5.4.2.1]); this encodes MELPPPSRRRIYLMRHGAVSYFDEAGRPALPEMVPLNETGRVQATAAGRAFAAEQIRFDRVIVSGLPRTVETAERVLAELPGMDDVVPEVWPALQEIRGGDLSAIADQDLRDAFVGAFEGEVPEDKRFLNGETIGQFLDRVLPSLERLRADPDWDTVLMVLHGGTNRAILSQAITCGRRVFFGSLLQTAGCINVLDMGDDPLDWVVRMTNYSPPTPVHSGTRHTTMEVLLHQYLRGRQPQG